CTCCCCTCGGTCGGCGCGGCCCTTGGCGGTCTCGGCCAGCGGGCCGGGCTTGTCGATCCCCACGGTGTCGCCGCCCCGCTCGCGCCAGGCCGGCGGCTGCCGGTCCTCTCGCAGCGAGTCGACGAGGAACTGGCAGCGGCCACGCCCCACCCGCTCGTAGTAGGTGTCGTTCACCTGCACGACCGGGGCGGTGCCGCACGACCCTACGCATTCGACCTTCTGCAGGCTGAAGCGCCCGTCGGCGCTCGTCTCGCCGTTGACGATGCCCAGTTCCTCGACGAGGAAGTCGTAGAGCTCGTCGGCGCCGGCGAGCGCGCAGGAGAGCGTCGAGCAGACCTGGACGTGGAACTTGCCCACGGGCTG
Above is a genomic segment from Trueperaceae bacterium containing:
- a CDS encoding NAD(P)H-dependent oxidoreductase subunit E, with the translated sequence MTEPARPSKFFDDKQEKVAEILSRYPAEGRRSALMPLLWEVQRAERYVSEERMREIAEIVGTTATEVKGVMSFYSTFHEQPVGKFHVQVCSTLSCALAGADELYDFLVEELGIVNGETSADGRFSLQKVECVGSCGTAPVVQVNDTYYERVGRGRCQFLVDSLREDRQPPAWRERGGDTVGIDKPGPLAETAKGRADRGEG